CATGAAAAATTATTATGCTCTCCAAATCGATTTTCTATCGAAGATTTTAAGTATGTAACATATGGAGTCCCTGAGTATAATCCAGGTCAATTGATAGAGAGACAAAAGTTTAAATTTAATATCCACAATAAAATCAGCGATAAGTTATTTCTACCTTCAGGTTATGAAAATGTAACTTTGGGGATGACTGAATATGGTTATGATTTTAGGCTTCAAACAGAACATTTTTCTGCCTTCGACATGTTCTTTAAAGCTTGTAAAGACGATTTAAAACTACAGAGAAGTGTTCATTTTTATAATAAGTCAATTGACAACTCTTTAAACGATGATGAGAGGATATTATTTTCTTGTTGTGCAATCGAAGTGATTTTGGATGTCGCTGAAGAAAAGCAAAAAAGGGAAACAATCAAAATACGGCTTGAAAAAATAATTGGTGAAATATCATTTAAGTTTCTAGACAGTAACGATGTATCTAAACGTCTAAAAAATGTTATTGACGTACTATATGACTTTAGGTCTGGGTATGTTCATAGTGGTAACGCAGTAACGCAAAAAGCAATATCAGAATGGGATTTTATAGAAGAAAGCCAGCTAGCAATGTTTTCTCTTTCTTTGACATCATTCTTGATATCTAAGGACTTTATAAGAAGAGAAAAATTCGAAGGTTTACTTTGTAGTTACTTTTTTAGTAAGGATCTGCTAAATGAAACGATCGATTATTTTCGAGTCTCAGTAGATGACATATCCCAGAAAGTACAACGTAATCGCTTCGATTTTAATATACTCAAAGCTAACTTAAGATTCTTAAATTTATGTGACTTACAGACTTTAATATGGGATGAAAATTTAGAATCTAAGTGGTTAAGGTCTATGGACTATATAATCGGGTGGCTTTATCCAACACTCAAACCTTTAGTTGAAGGTATAGATAAAAAATCGCCCGTACGGCATGACAAAATTTCGGATCTCCATGCCGAAATAGAAGGGATATTGAGTGATGAGGCTTTGTTAGTCTATTCGATCTATAGGAAGTTATATCAATACAATCAACGCAAATGGGCGCTTTATTGAAATATAATTAACGAATATTGTTTTAAGATACTTTTTCTAACCCGAAGCAAGCGTGTTAGTGTTATAACCCTAACTCTATTTTGTCCCATTTTCATTTAAGGACGGCTTACTGGCCGCCCTTCAACATCTTTTTCAACCGCTCGATGTGCTGCTGCGCTACCTTTGGATCGACCGAACGCGGTTCCCGTTTTTGGGGTAGGGCTTTCGGAATTTCGCCGCTGAGGTCCTCCCCCTCCAAGACTCGGCGAACAGTGATAGAGTACGCTCGCTGGAAAAGCGGCCAGGTTTTATCGCAAGGAAGATTGGCAAGCTCGAACTTTCCTGCCTCCCTCGCGGCGACGTATACAGCCGGATGCGTCCATTTGCAGTCAACCGATGCCGGATGCGAATTTCGCGACGCTTCCCGGAAGGCTGCTTCAGGTGTAGGCAAACCGAATTCCGCCGGATCTGGCTGGCACCACTTGATGAACTGACCAACACTCGGCCAAAACGGGGATTCTGATCGTCGAGCCTTCCTTAGTCCCCACTGGAGCTGTTGTTCAGAACTGATACCAGCTTCCAGCAAGCCCTTGGTCCATGTCCTCTTCGCCGCGTCAACGTCAGATTTGCTCGGGAATGTCGTCTTCCAAGCGGGGAAGCATGACTGGAGCTCGGCAAATAAGATATTGATGATCCTTGCCGTAGCTTGAAGTTGATCAGAATCTGGTTTGCTTTCCACTTCATGAAAATAAGACTGTGTAGGCCCTGCGTTTTTTGCCGAGCAAACGACACGCTTCTGTTGATCAAGCTCAATAACTTCTGCAATGGATTTTAGTGCCATCACCATCCTCCCTGTGCCCAGCTTGTGTCAGTTAGGTCTTCAACAAGCGAGCGAGTTTGTGAGCTTCGCTCGTTGTTGGGTGTCAGCCAATCAGCCTTAAATCCGGCCCACCCCCTCAATGCGCAGGTCTCGATCGCATCTCCCAGGTTGATTCCTGCTTTCTCTGCCTCCCGTTCTGTGAGTAGCACCGCGTCCTTTGTGAGAGTCGCGCGTTTTTTCTTGCGGATAGCTTGCCACTCGCGGGCATGGATTGGATCTACTCCCCGCGATACAAGGGCATCAACAAAATCAAAACGCGCTTTAGCGCGGGTATTATTAATATCTTTGATGTTCTCTGGATACTCTCTGGAATAGTTTGCTGAAACCTCGCATTCTTGTGTGCGGCAACCGTGCAAACTAGTTTGCGGATATTCGGCGTCCAGTTTACGACTTTTCGCAGTCTGGATTTTCTGACCGCAGTCAGCAAGAAACTGTATATACGCATCATGATTTACACGGTAATGAAGTCTTGCTGGCACCCCTGAACGTTTTTCTTCTAGAATTTGCATATCACACAGCTTACGGCGAATTTTCCGTAGTGCATCTCTCTGAATCCCGAGGCAGGCTTGCCAGCTCCCGAGCTCTGAGAAAATATTTTTAGGCTCTGGGTCTGGTTCTCCCTCGGCAGGTAGGTCAAACCATCCATTCGCTTCTGCCTTGAGGCTGCTTAGAAACGACGCTTGTTGTAAAAATGCAGCGGCTTCCAGTCCAAGAGCTTGAATTGATGCACGAGGTATTGCGATCCGTGGGCCATCAATTGCTCTGGCGAGGTCCGTTGAGTTTAAAGAACTGTTCATTTATCCCCTCCAGCAACGCAGACGGGACTCATAACAAAACGACGATTAATTTCAGCTTCTAATGCTGGACTTACAGCGGCTGGAAGCAATTTGGCAAAGTGAGCAATAGCCAAGCATATGTAGGCCTTGTGAGTTATTGAGCCACTTGTAGCCGCCACATCGAGCATCAATGAAAATGGTTCCGACGAAACAATCTTGCGGAAATAAGAAGGGTGAATTTGTACGTTCATAATAAACCTCAACAGATAAATAAGTTGAGGCACTGCGCTCGCGGCTTAAATTTCAGCGCTCAGCTCCACCCGTGCCAGTTTGATGGAGGTTGATGGCGAGACGCAAAAGCTCAGGCAGGCTATCAACCTGCAAGGCCGCTCAGGACTTAGCCCAAACTCGCATTGGAACTTTCACATGTGAAAGTTTTTGCTTACCAAATCAATTAATCTGCTGTTTGTTTATGGAGGCCAGCTACCTCACCAGTTTAAAAACTTACTATTAATATGGAGGTAAATATTTTGCTGGCGATTCGAATTATGTCCACTCCGAACAAACTTGCGATTAGTAAGCCAGCGATTACCATTTCAATTTTTGTGATTTGTGTGTACATAACAAATCTCCTCAAAACAACGGTTGTTGGTCACCAGATCTAGGGCGGGTAACAATATGCCCCAGGCGATGCTCACTTTTTGGATGCTCCCAATTATTTTTTCCACAAGCAGGGCAGTATTTACTGACAACTTTATCTCTCAAACCCGGCCCACTGAAAACCTCATTATCACAATGTACGCACTCAGAAAAAAAAGCCTCACCTGTACTGATTTCCTCACAAGCTTTGTAGAACCCTGAAATATCAAAGTCTTTTTTACTTTTTAGACATGCATATGCTTCAAGAACTGATTCTAAATGAGTTAATTTCTCACGTAATTCACAGTAACTTTGTATTGCAGATGAATAATTCACCCAATCCTCCTTTGACAGAATATCCTGCCCGTAACTCGCTCGGCGATGTTCCTTAATGGCTAAATCTTCCCTTATTTTTCTAATTTGCTTATAAGTAAATGAGGTCTCTTCCATAATAATGGAAGTAGAAAACCCTTTTTTCACAAGAAAATAGCCAAACGCCCATCGATTAAGGTGATGGTTACCTGGCAGGAACGGTAGTGGTTTGAATACATTGGAACGCATAAAGCCCCCTGTTCAAAGTTTAAAACAATGAACAAGCGAGACCCCATGCCTTACTTGGTGTCCTAATCACAAATTGTGAATAGGCTATTTGAATGGGCTGAGTTGAACTCAGCTAAAATAATATGCTGTTTAAAGGCCAGCTACCTTTATATAAATAATAGCAACACATAGGGAGTTGTCAACAACTCCAAGGCCATAATTATTCAAAAATTTCATTTAGTTAAATTTGTTTCGTCAGAACAAATCTTAATTACTGTAATTATCATAATTACGATAATACCGTAATTTTCGTAACCCTAATCTTTTTTCCATTTTGTCCAAATTGGGCAGTTTGGCGTGCCTAAATATCTGCCGCCCACCCGCAAAATTCTCCATGCGAAAACGCATTTTCTATTCAATCAAGTGGAGATACAAGCAATGCAAACATTTAAATACGCCACCCTCACTACCGTTATTTTCCTGTCGTCCGCTGCCGCTTATGCAGGTACAGGGACGGGAACTTCTCAAATTTCAGCAACCCCGCCAGCTTTGTCTGTAGTCGAAGTTCAGCCGTACACGATGACCTTGGAACGCCTGCCGGGAGCCGCCCCAACTGGCGGGTTCTCTTTAAAAAGTTGGGCGACTTATTTGGCACAAAATCCGGAAGACACTGTACAGCCCGGTTGCTTAAAAGTCGCTGGAGACATGAATAAATCGGTCGGAATTACCATCACCAACCTGTCAAACCCGACTGCGCCGGGTGGAGCAGCTTTAAGCTTCTCTGGAACACCAAAAATTAACCTAACTACTTCAACTGTTGACTGCACAGATGCGATCTCCAAAACGAGTACAGGCATCGGTATAAACGCGGCACCAGTTGCAGCAACTACTTCATCTTCTGGCGAGCTTTATATCGCCTGGTCGTATCGCCAACCCGCCACCGCCTCGTCAGGATTCATGCAACTCAGTGCGTGGGAAGAAGGGGTCTTCACAGGAACCGTCGATCTTCAAATCGACTACCAGTAATCACTCTTTAGGGACTGACCAAGTCAGTCCCTAGTCCTTTGGAGGTCCCTATGAAGCCCCTTATTAATTCAATCATGATGGCGACGCTAGCAGTTCTTCTATCAGCACCCGCGACTGCATTTCAACTTAAAGCCCATGACGTAGAGATCAGTCGTAAGTCAACGACTGAAATCCCAGTATCAAATACCCTAAATTCGCCAATAATAGTGAAAATCACCCCACCAGATGGGGTACAAGTATTTCCCCGACGCTTCCAACTGCTGCCTGGAGAGCGGCAAGTAGTAAAAGCTCGAGAGAGAGATGGGAAAGTCTTATCTCAAAACGCAAAGATGGCATTTTCCTATGCCGTACAAAGCGAAGAAAAACAAGGCGTTCACTCGAGAATCACGCTCAGACTCCCAGTTAGGGAGGTGTCCCGATGAAGAAAAAACTTTCACATGTGAAAGTTTTTGTCCCCACTGTCTTGGCCGCAGCTTTCACACTCACAGCTTCACCAACACGTGCGGATAACTACCTGATGAAGTTTGTCGTGAACGGACAAAACAAGGGGGAATACCTTGTTTCTCGTGAAGTAGATAGCGCCATTGCTGAACCAGGGCTATGGCATGCTGCTGGTGTAAACACAACAGCATCACTTCCCTTGGAAAGGTTAAACAATCTTGGTCATGCCAAAATTGTTTGGTCAGAACAAACCATCTACTTTTACCCACGCAAAAACGCAGCCAAAGCCAGAAAGGTCAAACCAGAGGTTACAATTGAGCCAAATGTATCCAATCTGGATGTAAAATCCTTTGACTACTTTCTCACCTATCAAAGCAAAGGTGATATTTCGGGTAGCATCACGGGAACAGGCCGCGTCGCAGATCTCGATGTTGATGTTAGAGCAGGGTTAGGAGGGCAAGAATCATATTTCTCCAGCCAGTGGCACGACGAGGAGAATAGCAATGTCAAAGACATTGAAGTCGGTCGTGTTCAGCGTTACGGGCTGGATGGTTTCTCACTCACGAATGAAAGTAGCCTTGCCACTGGATCATTTTCTAATGACCAAATTGAGCTTTATTGGCCTGTTGGAACACGGGTAGATGTATACCGTGACGGGACCTATTTACAATCCTTGGTTCTGGATAGAGAGCCGTTCTCTTACAAAATCGAACTGGATTACAGCAATAATCAATATAAATTTGACGCTGTATTGCCCGATGGCACAACGGACACCAAAACAGTAGAAAGAGCCATTTCGGGACGACTTGCACCCGTAGGAGGGCTCAACTATCAAGTGGCTCTAAGCAAGTCTCCAACCACGGATGAAAGCAAGTTAATTGGACGCTTGAGCTACGGGATGACCAGTGAATTGTCACTTTTCGCTGGTCAGGATGAGCAGGAAAGACAGTATTTTTCCGCTTTATATTCAAGTGATAACTTTTCATTTGAGCCTGCTTGGTATGGCAGTAGTGGATACGCTCTGAACAGCTCTTGGCAGAATGATAAGTTCTCTATTTTTGGACAATTTAGCGATTTGGATAACTATCAACTACGCTCTTTTAGCATTTCATCTCGCTCTCTGTTCCAACCAACTATTCAATACTCTTCCCGCACGCACGGCGGCTATGAAACTCAGGAAACGACGCTACGCACGTATCACAGCACGCGCATTGAGGCACTGAATACATCAATTTCTTTATCTCCATACTATTCGAATCGTTTAATCAATGGTGTCAGCTCCAATATCTTTGGAGGGCGGATGCTTGCTAGCATGGCAGAAGGTTGGCAGGTTTTGGCGTCTTATGAGCATGAAAATAAAGATCTTGATGGTATTGGAGATATAGAACGCTTCAGTGGAGAGGTATCAAAACGATTCAGCTTGGGGCGGATCACCTACCGCTACACGGCAAGCAATTTTGGTCATGGGTGGGAAGGTCAGCAACAAAGCTTGCGTGCAGATCTTTGGAACTGGAAATTTGCAACCGTGTCAGCTTCGTTCAATCATTCGTCTGGTGGGGGTAACAACATTACCTTATCAGTCAGTGGTAGCTTTGGCCGCACGGGATTCTCAAGAACTCCTCAACGAAATCAGGCTCAGTTGGAGCTATCAACCTGTGAAGATTTAAACCTTAACGGCATCTGTGAACCATCTGAGCCAGAAGTAGAAGGCATTAAAGCAACAGTCGCTGGGCGGGAAGTAGTAACACCAGCCATCATTGGTTCACTCACACCCTATCAAAGTTACACCATTCAGGTAGGTAGCAGCTTCAACTTGTCCCCTCGTTACAAAGCTGTTGAATCAACAAGATTGATTAGAGGCGGAGTAAATAGGTTGCGTTTACCGTTAACTGAAATTAGAGAAGTTG
This portion of the Shewanella yunxiaonensis genome encodes:
- a CDS encoding HEPN domain-containing protein, encoding MEVTLLPFLDMDFKFKLCEYQLAPLKLLKDSLKDSTFEELCELEKKNNLLLKELHGVEKGNLVVLIAPSGNSKLFIDSLFFHMHKGGHEKLLCSPNRFSIEDFKYVTYGVPEYNPGQLIERQKFKFNIHNKISDKLFLPSGYENVTLGMTEYGYDFRLQTEHFSAFDMFFKACKDDLKLQRSVHFYNKSIDNSLNDDERILFSCCAIEVILDVAEEKQKRETIKIRLEKIIGEISFKFLDSNDVSKRLKNVIDVLYDFRSGYVHSGNAVTQKAISEWDFIEESQLAMFSLSLTSFLISKDFIRREKFEGLLCSYFFSKDLLNETIDYFRVSVDDISQKVQRNRFDFNILKANLRFLNLCDLQTLIWDENLESKWLRSMDYIIGWLYPTLKPLVEGIDKKSPVRHDKISDLHAEIEGILSDEALLVYSIYRKLYQYNQRKWALY
- a CDS encoding replication protein P, giving the protein MALKSIAEVIELDQQKRVVCSAKNAGPTQSYFHEVESKPDSDQLQATARIINILFAELQSCFPAWKTTFPSKSDVDAAKRTWTKGLLEAGISSEQQLQWGLRKARRSESPFWPSVGQFIKWCQPDPAEFGLPTPEAAFREASRNSHPASVDCKWTHPAVYVAAREAGKFELANLPCDKTWPLFQRAYSITVRRVLEGEDLSGEIPKALPQKREPRSVDPKVAQQHIERLKKMLKGGQ